CACGGCAGGGGGCGGCGCGCCCTACTGGTGATTCCCCGGCGGCGGCGCGGTCCACTGGCGCTGGACGTTCTTCGCCATCTTGGCCTTGTAGGCCGCCTCCAGGTCGATCCCCGCGTTGTTCGCGATCTTGAAGATGTAGGCCAGGCAGTCCGCCAGCTCGAAGCCCAGGTTCTCCCGGTACTCCGCCAAAGCGGCCTCCCGGGCCGCCTCCTCGCCCATCTCGGGTTCCAGCAGGCTGGCCCGCCAGAAGATGTTGCGCAGCTCGTTGGCCACCTCGCCCACCTCACCGGCGAGCAGCACCATGTTCAGCTTCAGATCCGGGCCCCATCCCTTCTGCTCATCCAGCCACCGGTGGAAGGCCTGGAAATCGGCAATGGTACGCATCGCGTTCGGGAACATGGCATGCCTCCTCTGCGGTGGTTGTGCGTATCCCGCTCAGTCTGCCTGCGGCGCCAGTCCGTGGGCGCGCAGCCAGTCCAGGATCTCGGCGAAGACCTCCTCGCGGCCGGGATCGTTGAAGATCTCGTGGTACTTCTCCGGATAGAGCTTGAACCGCTTGTCCCCGTGCCCAATGCGATCGAAGACCGCGCGGGTGGCCTCCGGATCCACCAGATGATCCGTGCCGGCCACCAGGAAGAGCGCAGGCAGCCCCTCGGGGAAGGCGACGCGGGTGCGGCACTCCGCGGCGGCGCGGGTGCACTCCACGAACCAGCGGGGCGTGGCCGTCTGGCAGCGCAGCGGGTCCTTCTGGTCCAGGGCGATCCGCTCAGCGTCCCGGGTGCAGATCTCGGGCGGGATGCCCGACTTCACCTGCAACCGCGGGGAGATCACCGCCAGGACCGGCGCCAGCGCCTGCTCCAGCCGGCTCACCTTCGCCCGGCTCAGGAACCATGGCGACGAGAGCACCAGGGCCGAGATGGTCTCCGGGTGCGCCGCGGCATACCGGTAGGCGATGAGCCCGCCCATGGAGTGGCCGATCATCACCGGCCGGCCGTGCGCCTCCGCGGCCAGCTTCACGAACGCCGCCAGATCCACCAGGTAGTCGGAGAACCGGTCCACGTGCATCCGCGTGCCTTCGGACCGCCCGTGCCCCCGGTGGTCCATCGCCCAGACCGCGAAGCCCCGGCCGGCGAACCAGGCCGCGACGTGCTCGTATCGCCCCACATGCTCGCCCGCCCCGTGCACGAGCACCAGGTTGCCCTGAACATGCTCGGGCTCCCAGCAGCGGTAGTACAGTTTCAGCCCGCCGAGGCCCGACAGGGTGCCGCTTCTCTCCCTCATGGCCTCTCCTCCGTTCGGCTCTGTTATGGAAGCCAGATTCGTTAACCTGTCGCACATTTCCTCTTGGCAGGGATTCTCTGACAGGGGCACGAATGTGTGAAGCATCAGCGAACGGAGGCGAGCTCGGCGATGACCCAATTGCGATTGAACTGGAAGAATACGTTCATCATCGGTCTCGGCTTCTTCGGGGTCAGCCTGGTGTGGCCGCTCTACAACGCCTACATGCCCATCTTCTATGCCAGGTACATCGAAGCGAAGGCGACCATCGGGTATCTGATGACCATCGACAACTGGCTGGCGCTCACGCTGACGCCACTGGTCGGCTTCCTGAGCGACCGCACGCGGACCCGCTTCGGGCGCCGCATCCCGTACCTGCTGGTCTTCGCCCCGCTCTCCGCCCTCTTCCTCATGCTCATCCCGGTGGGCTGGGAGACCAGCCTCTGGCTCCTGCTCGGGGCAGCCGTCCTGATGAACCTCTCCATGGCCTGCTGGCGCTCGCCGATCGTGGCGCTCATGCCTGACGTCACCCCGCCGCCGCTGCGCTCCAAGGCCAACGGCATCATCAACTTCATGGGCGGCCTGGCGTACATCGTGGCCATGTTCGGCGGCGCCATCCTCTACCGCATGTACCCCGGCTTGCCCTTCGTCGCCTCGGCGCTGCTGCTGCTGGGGATCACCGCGATCTTCTACTTCTTCATCCGTGAGCCGGAGCACAGCACCGAGAAGTCCGAACGGTTCCAGTTCGCCCTCATCCGGGACCGCAGCGCCATCTTCATGCTCCTGGCCATCTTCTGCTGGTTCGTTGCCTACAACTCCCTGGAGACGTGGGTGACCACCTACGGCCGCGAACATCTTGGGATGCACGAGGCCGACGTCGCCGGCCTGCTCACGTTCTCCGGCGGGGCGTTCCTCCTCTTCGCCATCCCCTCAGGCTTCCTGGCCGACGGCATCGGCCGGTTCAAGGGGCTGGGCCGCAAGCGGACCATCCTCGGCGGCCTCCTCCTGATGATCCTGGCCTTCTTCCTGCTGGATCTGCAGGCGAACCTGAAGTCCGCCTGGTACCTGTTCGCCCTGGTCGGCTTCGCCTGGTCGTGGGTGAGCATCAACTCCTACCCGATGATCACGCAGATGGCCGGTCCCGGCCAGATCGGCGCCTACACCGGCATGTACTACCTCTTCTCGTCGATGGCCAACATCGCCGGACCGCCCCTGTTCGGCTGGGTCTTCGACCATTACGGCTACCGCTTCTTCTTCCCGCTGGGCATCCTGTTCATGGCCCTGGCCGCCCTCTGCATGCTGCTGGTGACCAAGGGCGAGAAGGAGCCCGCTGCGGAGGCCCGGGCCTGATCGCCCGGTCCCCGGCCCCGCTCAGCCGCCCGCGGCCCGGAGGATCTCCTCCGCCAGCCGCTGCGTGGCCAGCGCCTCGGCCACGGAGGTCTCCGGCGTCCGCCCCTCCCGCAGGCAGGCGAGGAAGTGCTCCAGCTCGGGCGCGATGCCCCGCTTCTGCAGGGTGGGCGTCCACGACCCGAAGAGCGGCTCCACCCGCTCGGCCCCGTCCTCCCGGACGACCAGCCGCTCCATCTCCTCGACGATGACCGTCAGGCCGCCGCCGTGCAGCTCGACCCGCTCGGTGACCGCCCCGGCGCTGAAGCTCTGGGACAGCTGCACCAGGGTGGCGTCTGCCGACTCCATCTGCGCGGCCACCAGCCCGGTGCG
The nucleotide sequence above comes from Symbiobacterium thermophilum IAM 14863. Encoded proteins:
- a CDS encoding MazG nucleotide pyrophosphohydrolase domain-containing protein, with amino-acid sequence MFPNAMRTIADFQAFHRWLDEQKGWGPDLKLNMVLLAGEVGEVANELRNIFWRASLLEPEMGEEAAREAALAEYRENLGFELADCLAYIFKIANNAGIDLEAAYKAKMAKNVQRQWTAPPPGNHQ
- a CDS encoding alpha/beta hydrolase; protein product: MRERSGTLSGLGGLKLYYRCWEPEHVQGNLVLVHGAGEHVGRYEHVAAWFAGRGFAVWAMDHRGHGRSEGTRMHVDRFSDYLVDLAAFVKLAAEAHGRPVMIGHSMGGLIAYRYAAAHPETISALVLSSPWFLSRAKVSRLEQALAPVLAVISPRLQVKSGIPPEICTRDAERIALDQKDPLRCQTATPRWFVECTRAAAECRTRVAFPEGLPALFLVAGTDHLVDPEATRAVFDRIGHGDKRFKLYPEKYHEIFNDPGREEVFAEILDWLRAHGLAPQAD
- a CDS encoding MFS transporter — encoded protein: MTQLRLNWKNTFIIGLGFFGVSLVWPLYNAYMPIFYARYIEAKATIGYLMTIDNWLALTLTPLVGFLSDRTRTRFGRRIPYLLVFAPLSALFLMLIPVGWETSLWLLLGAAVLMNLSMACWRSPIVALMPDVTPPPLRSKANGIINFMGGLAYIVAMFGGAILYRMYPGLPFVASALLLLGITAIFYFFIREPEHSTEKSERFQFALIRDRSAIFMLLAIFCWFVAYNSLETWVTTYGREHLGMHEADVAGLLTFSGGAFLLFAIPSGFLADGIGRFKGLGRKRTILGGLLLMILAFFLLDLQANLKSAWYLFALVGFAWSWVSINSYPMITQMAGPGQIGAYTGMYYLFSSMANIAGPPLFGWVFDHYGYRFFFPLGILFMALAALCMLLVTKGEKEPAAEARA